The Triticum aestivum cultivar Chinese Spring chromosome 7B, IWGSC CS RefSeq v2.1, whole genome shotgun sequence genome window below encodes:
- the LOC123159887 gene encoding disease resistance protein Pik-2 produces MAELAVGLSKTVVAEALTKVQSAIDEDTKLRQKAQRDLVTITLEFEMMNSFLGVANEDRATNKLVMTWVRHVRELAYDLEDCVEFVVHLDDKRIFWRRLLPECIVGPLPLDQAVTEIEELKGRAKELSECYSRYSHICEPASKFVMLQQQQVSSSATGATSSNMLAEARDAARRQHGALGDLTQLITTNKDDDDDSKLQVISVWGTGGSLGTTSVIRKTYNDPEIRKNFACRVWVKVVHPFDPREFVRRFMAQVYASTCDKQGVDIGVHVLRKMNSWQERLLTEFMQEVNTKTYLVVLENLTDMADWDAVRTFLPDVENGSRIIVSTQNFEVASLCIGHSYQPLELQQFPSDHSVCAFFSEGARNHGNEEDSRMMPEVYQSSSYGEISPSTIEVGKNWMKTYPLVGRESQMSELRSYAANARVSNSPVISVWGIAGIGKSALVRNLYYDRMLHSEQFTKYCWVDVSRPFNLRDFCRSLLRDFRSQNDPIEECRKFLQVNQCLVVIDELESEEEWDQIKAVLVSRDSSSVIIVITTEACVATYCTNNEDQVCNVKGLEEAAAFHLFREEVRRTKSTSHLITHNSDELGELIFKCGGLPKVIVALAELLATQTVKLMDNIHSLNHKFMHHLETNQEYDSLQGLFSWMHSYFRNCPDSLKPCIFYLSIFPRDYNIRRRRLVRRWIAEGYSKDSDEISAEEKAEQFFSNLLQLSIIQQLPKVVTTVFDDTKMISCQVNGFIREYIVSRRMEENLVFELGHKCVMTTQHTGRHLIILKSWDRDRIVFDSIDFSRLRSLTVFGEWESFLISKRMRLLRVLDLEDATGVKDDDLRKMLKLLRRLKFLSLRGRTKICCLPNSLGDLRQLQSLDVRYTSIVTLPGTITKLKKLQYIRAGTTIPASTPDASTSLLPEFRRCRRLVGVVVPSRIGELTALHTLGVVNIGASGGKDIVKELNKLTQLRKLGVSGINKHNCEHFFADPGHVHLESLLVRLDKDSQSCLDGISLLWKKLRSLKLHGLQNKLPLLVAGQLSNLRKLDVEMDTLEKNDIELLAELPELCILRVRVKQLEGGKLHFYVEMYGEQLATFKQVKILEIGCSSSPSHVEFGSNSMQNLEVLKVDCYTASYQLTGLNFLPELKQVLLKGGTDDIKIDLETQLRDGHPRTAPAVELEK; encoded by the exons ATGGCGGAGCTAGCGGTCGGGCTCTCCAAGACGGTGGTGGCGGAGGCGCTGACCAAGGTCCAGTCGGCGATCGACGAGGACACCAAGCTCCGGCAGAAGGCCCAGCGGGACCTAGTGACCATTACCTTGGAGTTCGAGATGATGAACTCTTTCCTCGGCGTGGCCAACGAGGACAGGGCGACCAACAAGCTGGTGATGACATGGGTGAGGCACGTCCGTGAGCTGGCCTACGACCTGGAAGACTGCGTGGAGTTCGTCGTCCATTTGGACGACAAGCGGATCTTCTGGCGCCGGCTGCTTCCAGAGTGCATCGTCGGCCCGCTGCCGCTGGACCAGGCGGTGACGGAGATAGAGGAGCTCAAGGGCAGGGCCAAGGAGCTGAGCGAGTGCTACTCGCGCTACAGCCACATCTGCGAGCCTGCCTCCAAGTTCGTCATGCTGCAGCAGCAGCAGGTATCCAGCAGTGCCACCGGCGCAACATCGTCCAACATGCTCGCCGAGGCAAGGGACGCTGCCAGGAGGCAGCACGGCGCCTTAGGGGATCTCACCCAGCTCATCACCACCAACAAAGACGACGACGATGACTCCAAGCTTCAGGTGATCTCGGTGTGGGGCACAGGCGGCAGTCTTGGGACAACCTCCGTCATTAGGAAGACGTACAACGATCCAGAGATCCGCAAGAACTTCGCGTGCCGCGTCTGGGTCAAGGTGGTGCATCCTTTCGATCCCCGCGAGTTCGTCCGGCGCTTCATGGCTCAGGTCTACGCAAGCACCTGCGATAAACAAGGGGTGGACATCGGTGTGCATGTCCTCAGGAAGATGAATTCATGGCAAGAACGACTCCTGACGGAGTTTATGCAGGAAGTCAACACCAAGACTTACCTTGTCGTCTTGGAGAACCTGACAGACATGGCAGATTGGGATGCTGTAAGGACCTTCCTTCCTGACGTGGAAAATGGCAGCCGCATCATCGTATCCACGCAGAATTTCGAGGTTGCAAGCCTGTGCATTGGACATTCATACCAGCCACTGGAGCTCCAGCAGTTCCCGTCCGACCACTCTGTGTGTGCCTTCTTCTCAGAG GGTGCTCGAAATCATGGAAATGAAGAAGACAGCCGAATGATGCCAGAAGTGTACCAATCCTCCTCCTATGGAGAGATCTCCCCTTCCACTATAGAAgttggcaaaaactggatgaagaCCTATCCTCTTGTTGGACGCGAGTCACAAATGAGTGAACTTCGCAGTTATGCAGCTAATGCACGTGTCAGCAATTCCCCAGTTATATCTGTTTGGGGAATAGCTGGCATTGGAAAGTCGGCTCTTGTAAGAAACCTGTACTATGACAGAATGCTTCACAGCGAGCAGTTTACCAAGTACTGTTGGGTGGATGTATCACGTCCTTTCAATTTGAGGGATTTTTGCCGAAGCTTACTTAGGGATTTTCGTTCACAAAATGATCCAATCGAAGAGTGTCGCAAGTTTCTGCAAGTAAATCAGTGTCTCGTGGTTATTGATGAACTGGAGTCTGAAGAAGAATGGGATCAGATAAAGGCTGTCTTGGTATCTAGAGATTCTTCTAGTGTTATCATTGTCATTACAACTGAAGCCTGTGTTGCAACATATTGCACAAATAATGAAGATCAAGTGTGTAATGTGAAAGGCCTAGAAGAAGCAGCAGCCTTTCATCTATTCCGAGAAGAG GTACGCAGAACAAAGTCCACTTCACATCTAATTACTCACAACAGTGACGAGCTAGGTGAACTTATTTTCAAGTGTGGAGGTCTTCCCAAAGTGATAGTTGCTCTTGCTGAATTATTGGCCACACAGACGGTGAAATTGATGGATAATATACATTCTTTGAATCACAAATTTATGCATCATCTAGAGACGAATCAAGAATATGATAGCCTGCAGGGCCTATTCAGTTGGATGCACTCATACTTCCGTAATTGCCCAGATTCACTCAAGCCATGTATCTTTTACCTATCAATTTTTCCTCGGGACTATAACATTCGGCGTAGGCGACTGGTAAGGAGGTGGATTGCAGAGGGGTACTCCAAGGATAGCGATGAAATATCGGCAGAAGAGAAAGCAGAGCAGTTCTTCTCCAATCTCCTTCAACTGAGCATAATCCAGCAGCTACCAAAGGTGGTCACCACTGTGTTCGATGACACAAAGATGATATCTTGCCAAGTTAATGGATTCATCCGTGAGTACATCGTCTCACGTAGAATGGAAGAGAACCTTGTATTTGAACTGGGGCACAAATGTGTCATGACCACACAGCACACAGGGCGTCACCTTATCATATTGAAAAGTTGGGACAGAGACAGAATTGTGTTTGATAGCATCGACTTCTCACGTCTACGGTCACTGACAGTGTTTGGAGAGTGGGAATCATTCTTAATCTCAAAAAGAATGAGGCTCCTTCGGGTGCTTGATTTGGAGGATGCAACGGGTGTAAAGGATGATGATCTCCGGAAAATGTTGAAGCTGCTGCGTCGCCTCAAATTTCTGTCTTTAAGAGGACGCACCAAGATATGCTGTCTGCCAAATTCATTGGGTGATCTCAGGCAGCTTCAGAGTCTTGATGTGAGATATACCTCTATAGTCACGCTGCCAGGAACCATCACCAAGTTAAAGAAGCTGCAGTATATTCGTGCAGGCACCACCATCCCAGCATCAACGCCAGATGCCTCAACTAGCTTGTTGCCGGAGTTCCGCAGATGTCGTCGCCTAGTTGGTGTTGTAGTGCCAAGCAGGATTGGTGAACTGACGGCATTGCACACGCTCGGTGTTGTCAACATTGGTGCTTCAGGCGGGAAGGACATTGTCAAAGAGCTCAACAAACTCACCCAGCTGCGCAAACTCGGAGTGTCAGGCATCAACAAGCATAACTGCGAACACTTCTTTGCAGACCCAGGTCATGTCCATTTAGAATCTTTGTTAGTGCGACTCGACAAGGACAGTCAAAGTTGCTTGGATGGCATCTCGCTGCTCTGGAAGAAGCTGCGCAGTCTTAAACTGCATGGGCTTCAGAACAAGTTGCCACTGTTGGTGGCGGGCCAACTTAGCAACCTCAGGAAGTTGGATGTGGAGATGGACACTTTAGAGAAAAATGACATTGAGCTCCTTGCCGAGCTACCAGAGTTATGTATTTTGCGCGTCAGAGTCAAGCAGCTCGAAGGTGGTAAGCTCCATTTTTACGTCGAGATGTACGGAGAGCAGTTGGCCACCTTCAAACAGGTGAAGATCCTCGAGATTGGTTGCAGCTCCAGCCCGTCACATGTGGAATTTGGATCAAACTCAATGCAAAATCTTGAGGTGCTCAAGGTTGACTGCTACACCGCGTCATATCAGCTTACTGGCCTGAATTTTCTACCTGAACTCAAACAAGTCTTGTTGAAGGGTGGCACTGATGATATCAAGATAGACCTCGAGACCCAGCTGCGTGATGGCCATCCAAGGACAGCACCTGCTGTGGAGCTTGAAAAATAA